From the genome of Pungitius pungitius chromosome 21, fPunPun2.1, whole genome shotgun sequence, one region includes:
- the arhgap17a gene encoding rho GTPase-activating protein 17a isoform X2 codes for MKKQFNRMKQLANQTVGRAEKTEVLSDDLLQIERRMELVRVVSHNTHKRMVSCLQGHIGAEAEKRHKKLPLTGLSQAMVEGGNQLGEDSLIGKMMEVCGEAESRLAAELMQHELQIEKDVLDPLSQLAELDIPNILRQRKHLAKLVLDYDSARARWLQATKSIISGTNTQALTAKADLLKEEMDEAMNKVELCKDQLAADMYSFFSREGDYARYFVTLLEAQADYHRRSLSVLESVLPSIRAQQDSWTEKPAFGTALEEHLKRSGREIALPIEACVMMLLETGMKEEGLLRIAAGASKLKKLKAALDCSTSQLEEFYSDPHAVAGALKSYLRELPEPLMTYQLYDDWLQASSVSDPDKRLQALWVVCDSLPKSNKANLRYLVKFLAKLAQDSEVNKMTPSNLAIVLGPNLMWAKTEGSLAEMAAATSVHVVAIVEPIIQHADWFFPDDVEFNVSGMFAMPAPPSSHNNHLDHECGAVERKRPGSVVGPESDAPRRDSTPNKHSDHTLRRGSNTSGRKQHTSPAFQPPLPPVEAPGGQVAQHSAEPPPQTQPGGSGADASQSLAAPAQQLLAQHMEELSSPKQRDPAPAQTPLLQRNGSGGGGQGGGQLGTGSPGAGPTGPSPHRGTKKQAPPPPKPMNPPPSQPLNLSPSPRAGRSGPSPTSPASQPCATPRRHFSNQTPIQAPSHPPPEPPSQASPPSQPASLGRPAGDRRSSDPSPPGTPSPPDTPPPPAPAQDAAPLPPSPFQAGSLPRPRPVPKPRNRPSMPPPPRHPPSPAGDSNGVCAHRTTDPSMSLKGPSRALIPEYVGDLQPAAPPPKDCDLDTESTVL; via the exons ATGAAGAAGCAGTTTAACCGGATGAAACAGCTCGCCAACCAAACCGTCGGGAG AGCGGAGAAGACAGAAGTCCTCAGCGATGACCTCTTACAG ATTGAGCGGCGCATGGAGCTGGTGCGCGTGGTGTCCCACAACACGCACAAGAGGATGGTGTCCTGTCTGCAGGGACACATCGGCGCCGAGGCCGAGAAGAGACAC AAAAAGCTCCCCCTGACCGGCCTGTCCCAGGCCATGGTGGAGGGCGGAAACCAACTGGGAGAAGACTCCTTGATCGG gAAGATGATGGAAGTGTGCGGCGAGGCAGAGAGCCGCCTGGCAGCCGAGCTGATGCAACATGAGCTGCAGATAGAGAAGGATGTTCTGGATCCTCTCAGCCAGCTAGCCGAG CTGGACATTCCCAACATCCTCAGGCAGAGGAAACATCTGGCCAAATTGGTGCTGGACTATGATTCTGCCAGAGCAAG ATGGTTGCAGGCAACCAAGTCAATAATCTCAGGAACAAACACTCAAGCACTGACGGCCAAGGCTGACCTTCTCAAGGAGGAGATGGACGAGGCCATGAACAAGGTGGAGCTTTGCAAG GACCAGCTGGCGGCAGACATGTACAGTTTCTTCTCCAGAGAAGGGGACTACGCCCGCTACTTCGTAACG CTCTTGGAAGCCCAGGCTGATTACCACAGAAGGTCCCTCAGCGTTCTGGAGAGCGTTCTTCCAAGCATCCGAGCTCAGCAAG ACTCGTGGACGGAGAAGCCCGCCTTCGGCACGGCGCTGGAGGAGCACCTGAAGAGGAGCGGGAGGGAGATCGCTCTGCCCATCGAGGCCTGCGTCATGATGCTGCTGGAGACTGGCATGAAGGAAGAG GGTCTCCTCAGAATCGCAGCCGGGGCGTCCAAGCTGAAGAAGCTCAAAGCGGCGCTGGACTGCTCCACCTCCCAGCTGGAGGAGTTCTACTCCGACCCCCACGCCGTCGCCG GGGCTTTGAAGTCCTACCTGAGGGAGCTGCCTGAACCTCTGATGACGTACCAGCTCTACGATGACTGGCTCCAGGCGTCCAG cgTGTCCGACCCAGACAAGAGGCTGCAGGCGCTGTGGGTCGTGTGTGACAGTCTACCAAAGAGCAACAAGGCCAACCTGAG GTACCTGGTGAAGTTCCTGGCCAAGCTGGCTCAGGACAGCGAGGTGAACAAAATGACCCCCAGCAACTTGGCCATCGTCCTGGGACCCAACCTGATGTGGGCCAAGAccgaggg gaGTCTGGCGGAGATGGCTGCAGCGACCTCGGTGCACGTGGTGGCCATCGTGGAGCCCATCATCCAGCATGCCGACTGGTTCTTCCCCGACG acgTGGAGTTCAACGTGTCCGGCATGTTTGCGATGCCGGCGCCGCCCTCCAGCCACAACAACCACCTGGACCACGAGTGCGGCGCCGTGGAGAGGAAGCGGCCCGGCAGCGTGGTCGGGCCGGAGAGCGACGCGCCGCGCAGGGATAG CACCCCCAACAAGCACTCGGACCACACGCTCCGTCGGGGCAGTAACACCTCAGGTAGAAAGCAGCACACGTCGCCTGCCTTCCAGCCCCCTTTGCCCCCCGTGGAGGCTCCGGGGGGGCAGGTCGCCCAGCACTCAGCCGAGCCCCCGCCGCAGACCCAGCCGGGGGGTTCAGGCGCCGACGCTTCCCAGAGCCTGGCTGCGCCCGCTCAGCAGCTTCTAGCCCAGCACATGGAGGAGCTCAg TTCCCCAAAGCAACGCGACCCGGCGCCCGCCCAAACCCCGCTGCTCCAGAGGAATggctctggagggggggggcagggggggggccaGCTGGGCACAGGGAGCCCCGGGGCCGGACCCACGGGGCCCAGTCCGCACAGAG GTACCAAGAagcaggctccgcccccccccaaaccgaTGAACCCCCCACCCAGCCAGCCACTGAACCTCAGCCCCTCCCCCAGAGCGGGGCGCTCcggcccctcccccacctcgcCCGCCTCACAGCCGTGTGCCACGCCCAGACGCCACTTCAGCAACCAGACCCCCATCCAAGCccccagccacccccccccggagcccccGTCTCAGGCCAGCCCCCCCTCGCAGCCCGCGTCGCTTGGCCGGCCCGCCGGGGACCGTCGGAGCTCGGACCCCTCGCCCCCCGGCACCCCGAGCCCTCCGGACACCCCCCCGCCTCCGGCCCCCGCCCAGGACGCGGcgcctctgcccccctcccccttccagGCGGGATCGCTCCCCCGGCCGCGGCCCGTCCCCAAGCCTCGCAACCGCCCCAgcatgccgccgccgccgcgccacCCCCCCTCGCCCGCCGGTGACTCCAACGGCGTCTGTGCTCACAGGACCACAG acCCATCGATGTCTCTCAAAGGACCGAGTCGAGCTCTGATCCCCGAGTACGTTGGAGACCTGCAGCctgcggcgcccccccccaaagactGTGACCTGGACACTGAGAGCACCGTCCTATGA
- the grid2ipb gene encoding delphilin isoform X6, translating into MNCLGIFIPKKHRQRFDDAVSQNVINRLRRSKSISEPHGRVRRSRSEDHSDRRHGSKRASSVPRDGEPGGRPEAERDRGPSKSVPGVPAHPPIGPNQRIIRVYRGKKNFGFTLRGHAPVCIDSVISDSPAEECGLKVGHRILFLNGLDMRNCSHEKVVSMLQGSGAMPTLVVEEGPSDHSSDQNDPEDSPSLAPAAVPRSRSPALSSLQWVAEILPPSIKVHGRTFSQQLEHLLTIQERYAVCKSLETFFQHRNVDTLIVDVFPVLDTPAKQLIWQFIYQLLTYEEQERCRGKLSRFLGFKSSGVSEPDGGPELHRRSSSVRVTGSSYRGCVRERSSDDCIIGTHLGMGIHVDESGSPEERQSGDGTSFPESPDLSHMTGVYTELENVYARKSASPLQRGSSAEPEGPGQTEAYGRSLSPLTLPPLTGSRKSGLSLSWKEPLPTPVYEIHHQSSVDSNPYVSLESPPPSPQHSDGGPSTLTRRKKLFTFSRPPRSRDTDKFLDALSEQLGHRVTLVDENDYEEIYHGGCHGFRRRGVPMSFQEDQDSGFQPRRLSSGSSEDQSSEASSPSYSSESEPIPPPPTQSPPPPPPFQALIPPPVQFTDPLPPVRFSPEHVPRSRMPFQPQHPIIPPPPPPPRTILSSRCAANQGPPTRGEAEQTPHRYQTTRLSHGHNPPGSGTLRSAQPSRPCYLPRQLSQPQPLLQPSPQPSPQQLRPSQLVLQRHHQLHHQHSYQGPLPPSLRDHGSSTCQSQGPPASHSTLPSHTKTYDDPPQQALPPPPPPLPPPCDPPPLPKPGNQASDTTHMSVKRLRWEQVENSEGTIWGQLGEDSDCDKLTDMVKYLDLDLHFGTQRQPISPPEAAFLPENFKKKDVVEILSHKKAYNASILLAHLKLSSGELRQVLMTMATERLEAAHIKQLLLYAPDDEEVERYERFQQDPAKLSEPDRFIFQMLMVPEYKTRLRSLHFKTTLQERTEEMKVAYECIYKASVELKSSKKLAKILEFVLAMGNYLNNGQPKSHKTTSFKISFLTELSTTKTVDGKSTFLHILAKSLCQHFPELLNFSRDLSTVPLAAKVNQRSVTAELSDLGSTILDIRKACLKIPPTPEDHFASVMSSFLENSHPAIQSLESLQTQAMEEFCKVASFFGEDGQSANTETFFGIFAEFMCKFERALTETQTAENPRSPRLSSPLAW; encoded by the exons AATCTTCATTCCCAAGAAGCACCGGCAGCGCTTCGACGACGCCGTGTCCCAGAACGTCATCAACCGCCTCCGCCGCAGCAAGAGCATCAGCGAGCCGCACGGCCGCGTGCGCCGCAGCCGCAGCGAGGACCACTCGGACCGCCGCCACGGGTCCAAGCGGGCCAGCTCGGTGCCCAGAGACGGGGAGCCGGGGGGGCGGCCGGAGGCGGAGAGAGACCGGGGCCCGAGTAAGTCCGTCCCTGGGGTACCCGCGCACCCCCCCATCGGACCCAACCAGAG GATCATCCGTGTGTACCGGGGGAAGAAGAACTTTGGCTTCACGCTGCGAGGCCACGCCCCCGTCTGCATCGACTCCGTCATCTCCG ATAGCCCTGCTGAGGAATGTGGACTGAAAGTAGGCCACCGCATCCTCTTCCTCAATGGACTGGACATGAG gaaCTGTTCCCATGAGAAGGTGGTGTCCATGCTGCAGGGCAGCGGGGCCATGCCCAccctggtggtggaggagggtccATCGGATCACTCCTCGGACCAAAACGACCCGGAGGACtctcccagcctggcccccgcGGCGGTGCCGCGCTCCAGGTCCCCGGCCCTCAGCTCCCTGCAGTGGGTGGCAGAGATCCTTCCGCCCAGCATCAAGGTCCACGGGCGGACCTTCAGCCAGCAGCTGGAGCACCTGCTGACCATCCAGGAGCGCTACGCCGTCTGCAAGTCCCTGGAGACCTTCTTCCAGCACAG GAACGTGGACACTCTGATCGTGGACGTGTTTCCCGTGTTGGACACTCCGGCCAAACAGCTGATCTGGCAGTTCATCTACCAGCTGCTGACGTACGAGGAGCAGGAGCGCTGCCGCGGCAAGCTGTCGCGCTTCCTGGGGTTCAAGAGCAgcg gcgtCTCGGAGCCTGACGGCGGGCCGGAGCTCCACCGGCGGAGCAGCTCGGTGCGCGTGACGGGCTCGTCGTACCGCGGCTGCGTCCGGGAGAGAAGCTCCGACGACTGCATCATCGGGACTCACCTGGGGATGG GAATTCATGTGGATGAATCTGGGAGCCCGGAGGAGAGACAGTCGGGAGACGGGACCTCCTTCCCCGAGTCCCCCGACCTCAGTCAC ATGACGGGCGTGTACACGGAGCTGGAGAACGTGTACGCCAGGAAGAGCGCGTCGCCGCTGCAGCGCGGCTCCTCGGCGGAGCCGGAGGGCCCGGGTCAGACCGAGGCCTACGggcgctctctctcccccctcaccctcccccccctcacag gGAGTCGTAAATCGGGCCTGTCGCTGTCCTGGAAGGagcccctccccacccccgtGTACGAGATCCACCACCAGAGCAGCGTGGACTCCAACCCCTACGTCAGcctggagagcccccccccgtcccctcagCACTCGGACGGCGGCCCCAGCACGCTCACCCGCCGCAAGAAGCTGTTCACCTTCTCCCGCCCGCCGCGCAGCCGCGACACGGACAAGTTCCTGGACGCGCTGAGCGAGCAGCTGGGCCACCGCGTCACGCTGGTGGATGAGAACGACTACGAGGAG ATATATCACGGTGGTTGTCATGGTTTCAGAAGAAGAGGGGTGCCT atgAGTTTCCAGGAGGACCAGGACTCGGGCTTCCAGCCTCGCCGGctcagcagcggcagcagcgagGACCAGAGCAGCGaggcctcctctccctcctacTCCTCGGAGTCCGAACCCATCCCGCCGCCTCCCACCCAgagccccccgccgcccccgcctTTCCAGGCTCTGATACCGCCCCCCGTTCAGTTCACGGACCCCCTGCCGCCAGTCCGCTTCTCCCCTGAGCACGTCCCCCGCAGCCGCATGCCCTTCCAGCCCCAACACCCCAtcatccctcctcccccgccgcctcccAGGACCATTCTGTCCAGCCGCTGCGCCGCGAACCAAGGCCCCCCCACGAGGGGCGAGGCAGAGCAAACCCCCCACCGCTATCAGACCACCCGCCTGTCCCACGGCCACAACCCCCCGGGTTCCGGCACCCTGCGCTCCGCCCAGCCGTCCCGGCCCTGCTACCTCCCCCGGCAGCTCAGCCAGCCGCAGCCCCTCCTGCAGCCCTCCCCCCAGCCCTCCCCCCAGCAGCTGAGACCCAGCCAGCTGGTCCTGCAGAgacaccaccagctccaccaccaACACAGCTACCAGGGcccgctgcccccctccctccgggaTCACGGCTCGTCCACGTGTCAGAGCCAAGGCCCCCCGGCCTCTCACTCCACCCTCCCCAGTCACACCAAGACCTACGATGACCCCCCCCAGCAG GCactgcctcctccgcctccaccccTTCCTCCACCCTGTGACCCGCCTCCGCTGCCCAAGCCGGGCAACCAGGCCTCGGACACCACCCACATGAGTGTGAAGAGGCTGCGCTGGGAGCAGGTGGAGAACTCTGAGGGGACGATATGGGGCCAG ctgggagaggaCTCCGACTGTGACAAGCTCACTGACATGGTGAAGTACTTGGACCTCGATCTGCACTTTGGGACTCAGCGGCAACCCA TCTCCCCTCCAGAGGCGGCCTTCCTGCCAGAGAACTTTAAAAAGAAGGACGTGGTGGAGATTCTGTCTCACAAGAAAGCCTACAACGCGT CCATCCTCCTGGCCCACCTGAAGCTGTCGTCCGGCGAGCTGCGCCAGGTTCTGATGACCATGGCGACGGAGCGTCTGGAGGCGGCTCACAtcaagcagctgctgctctACGCGCCGGACGACGAGGAGGTCGAGCGCTACGAGCGCTTCCAGCAGGACCCGGCCAAGCTGAGCGAGCCCGACCGCTTCATCTTCCAG ATGCTGATGGTGCCCGAGTACAAAACCCGCCTGCGGAGCCTCCACTTCAAGACCACCCTGCaggagaggacggaggagaTGAAGGTCGCCTACGAGTGCATCTACAAGGCCTCCGTGGAGCTGAAGAGCAGCAAGAAGCTGGCCAAGATCCTGGAG TTTGTGCTCGCCATGGGGAACTACCTGAACAACGGGCAGCCCAAGAGCCACAAGACCACCAGCTTCAAGATCAGCTTCCTGACCGAG CTGAGCACCACCAAGACCGTGGACGGGAAGTCCACCTTCCTCCACATTCTGGCCAAGTCTCTGTGCCAACACTTCCCCGAGCTGCTCAACTTCTCCAGAGACCTGAGCACCGTGCCGCTGGCAGCCAAAG TGAACCAGCGGTCCGTCACGGCAGAGCTGAGTGACCTCGGCTCCACCATCCTGGACATCAGGAAGGCCTGTCTGAAGATCCCGCCCACCCCCGAGGACCACTTTGCCTCCGTGATGAGC AGCTTCCTGGAGAACAGCCACCCTGCCATCCAGTCTCTGGAGTCCCTGCAGACTCAGGCCATGGAGGAGTTCTGCAAGGTGGCCTCCTTCTTCGGGGAGGACGGACAGTCCGCCAACACGGAGACCTTCTTCGGCATCTTTGCAGAGTTCATGTGCAAGTTTGAG CGAGCTCTCACTGAGACCCAGACTGCAGAAAACCCCCGAAGTCCCAGGCTGTCCTCCCCCCTGGCCTGGTGA
- the LOC119212957 gene encoding aquaporin-8-like, which produces MGVENLEVEDADSALMEKGRKPPAPRPPNRYEALFQPCLAEVVGTMFFVFVGCVSVIENVPAAGRLQPALVHGLAVAVMVAVMDNISGSHFNPPFTVAIYLCGGMELMMVGPYLVSQLIGGVLGAGMAKMMTPTERYLNATGAAFDILQSHSQLSGALFGEVAMTCLVTMVVLLVAVNGKTKTPLAPFLVGCTVIINVLAGGDVSGTCLNPARAFGPAVMTNYWSYHWVYWVGPIGGGLLAAALLRLVLGDDKIRVVMK; this is translated from the exons ATGGGAGTCGAGaacctggaggtggaggacgcGGACTCGGCCCTAATGGAGAAGGGCAGGAAGCCCCCCGCGCCCAGACCTCCCAACAGATACGAGGCCCTGTTCCAGCCCTGCCTGGCCGAGGTGGTGGGCACCATGTTCTTCGTCTTCGTCGGCTGCGTGTCCGTCATCGAGAACGTGCCGGCGGCGGGGCGGCTGCAGCCGGCGCTGGTGCACGGGCTGGCCGTGGCCGTGATGGTGGCTGTCATGGATAACATCAG cggCTCCCATTTCAACCCTCCCTTCACCGTCGCCATCTACCTGTGCGGGGGCATGGAGCTGATGATGGTGGGGCCCTACCTGGTCAGCCAGCTGATTGGAGGAGTGCTGGGAGCTGGCATGGCCAAG ATGATGACCCCCACGGAGCGCTACCTCAACGCCACCGGGGCGGCGTTTGACATCCTCCAGTCCCACAGCCAGCTGTCCGGAGCCCTCTTCGGGGAGGTGGCCATGACCTGCTTGGTCACcatggtggtgctgctggtggcggtCAACGGCAAGACGAAGACGCCGCTGGCCCCGTTCCTGGTGGGCTGCACCGTCATCATCAACGTCCTGGCAGG GGGTGACGTGTCAGGAACCTGTCTGAACCCGGCCAGGGCTTTTGGTCCAGCTGTGATGACCAACTACTGGTCCTACCACTGGGTGTACTGGGTGGGGCCCATCGGGGGAGGTCTGCTGGCCGCCGCGCTGCTCAG GCTCGTTCTGGGTGATGATAAAATACGAGTCGTGATGAAATGA
- the arhgap17a gene encoding rho GTPase-activating protein 17a isoform X1, with translation MKKQFNRMKQLANQTVGRAEKTEVLSDDLLQIERRMELVRVVSHNTHKRMVSCLQGHIGAEAEKRHSVPRLYTGNGQKKLPLTGLSQAMVEGGNQLGEDSLIGKMMEVCGEAESRLAAELMQHELQIEKDVLDPLSQLAELDIPNILRQRKHLAKLVLDYDSARARWLQATKSIISGTNTQALTAKADLLKEEMDEAMNKVELCKDQLAADMYSFFSREGDYARYFVTLLEAQADYHRRSLSVLESVLPSIRAQQDSWTEKPAFGTALEEHLKRSGREIALPIEACVMMLLETGMKEEGLLRIAAGASKLKKLKAALDCSTSQLEEFYSDPHAVAGALKSYLRELPEPLMTYQLYDDWLQASSVSDPDKRLQALWVVCDSLPKSNKANLRYLVKFLAKLAQDSEVNKMTPSNLAIVLGPNLMWAKTEGSLAEMAAATSVHVVAIVEPIIQHADWFFPDDVEFNVSGMFAMPAPPSSHNNHLDHECGAVERKRPGSVVGPESDAPRRDSTPNKHSDHTLRRGSNTSGRKQHTSPAFQPPLPPVEAPGGQVAQHSAEPPPQTQPGGSGADASQSLAAPAQQLLAQHMEELSSPKQRDPAPAQTPLLQRNGSGGGGQGGGQLGTGSPGAGPTGPSPHRGTKKQAPPPPKPMNPPPSQPLNLSPSPRAGRSGPSPTSPASQPCATPRRHFSNQTPIQAPSHPPPEPPSQASPPSQPASLGRPAGDRRSSDPSPPGTPSPPDTPPPPAPAQDAAPLPPSPFQAGSLPRPRPVPKPRNRPSMPPPPRHPPSPAGDSNGVCAHRTTDPSMSLKGPSRALIPEYVGDLQPAAPPPKDCDLDTESTVL, from the exons ATGAAGAAGCAGTTTAACCGGATGAAACAGCTCGCCAACCAAACCGTCGGGAG AGCGGAGAAGACAGAAGTCCTCAGCGATGACCTCTTACAG ATTGAGCGGCGCATGGAGCTGGTGCGCGTGGTGTCCCACAACACGCACAAGAGGATGGTGTCCTGTCTGCAGGGACACATCGGCGCCGAGGCCGAGAAGAGACAC TCGGTACCACGCCTGTATACAGGAAACGGTCAG AAAAAGCTCCCCCTGACCGGCCTGTCCCAGGCCATGGTGGAGGGCGGAAACCAACTGGGAGAAGACTCCTTGATCGG gAAGATGATGGAAGTGTGCGGCGAGGCAGAGAGCCGCCTGGCAGCCGAGCTGATGCAACATGAGCTGCAGATAGAGAAGGATGTTCTGGATCCTCTCAGCCAGCTAGCCGAG CTGGACATTCCCAACATCCTCAGGCAGAGGAAACATCTGGCCAAATTGGTGCTGGACTATGATTCTGCCAGAGCAAG ATGGTTGCAGGCAACCAAGTCAATAATCTCAGGAACAAACACTCAAGCACTGACGGCCAAGGCTGACCTTCTCAAGGAGGAGATGGACGAGGCCATGAACAAGGTGGAGCTTTGCAAG GACCAGCTGGCGGCAGACATGTACAGTTTCTTCTCCAGAGAAGGGGACTACGCCCGCTACTTCGTAACG CTCTTGGAAGCCCAGGCTGATTACCACAGAAGGTCCCTCAGCGTTCTGGAGAGCGTTCTTCCAAGCATCCGAGCTCAGCAAG ACTCGTGGACGGAGAAGCCCGCCTTCGGCACGGCGCTGGAGGAGCACCTGAAGAGGAGCGGGAGGGAGATCGCTCTGCCCATCGAGGCCTGCGTCATGATGCTGCTGGAGACTGGCATGAAGGAAGAG GGTCTCCTCAGAATCGCAGCCGGGGCGTCCAAGCTGAAGAAGCTCAAAGCGGCGCTGGACTGCTCCACCTCCCAGCTGGAGGAGTTCTACTCCGACCCCCACGCCGTCGCCG GGGCTTTGAAGTCCTACCTGAGGGAGCTGCCTGAACCTCTGATGACGTACCAGCTCTACGATGACTGGCTCCAGGCGTCCAG cgTGTCCGACCCAGACAAGAGGCTGCAGGCGCTGTGGGTCGTGTGTGACAGTCTACCAAAGAGCAACAAGGCCAACCTGAG GTACCTGGTGAAGTTCCTGGCCAAGCTGGCTCAGGACAGCGAGGTGAACAAAATGACCCCCAGCAACTTGGCCATCGTCCTGGGACCCAACCTGATGTGGGCCAAGAccgaggg gaGTCTGGCGGAGATGGCTGCAGCGACCTCGGTGCACGTGGTGGCCATCGTGGAGCCCATCATCCAGCATGCCGACTGGTTCTTCCCCGACG acgTGGAGTTCAACGTGTCCGGCATGTTTGCGATGCCGGCGCCGCCCTCCAGCCACAACAACCACCTGGACCACGAGTGCGGCGCCGTGGAGAGGAAGCGGCCCGGCAGCGTGGTCGGGCCGGAGAGCGACGCGCCGCGCAGGGATAG CACCCCCAACAAGCACTCGGACCACACGCTCCGTCGGGGCAGTAACACCTCAGGTAGAAAGCAGCACACGTCGCCTGCCTTCCAGCCCCCTTTGCCCCCCGTGGAGGCTCCGGGGGGGCAGGTCGCCCAGCACTCAGCCGAGCCCCCGCCGCAGACCCAGCCGGGGGGTTCAGGCGCCGACGCTTCCCAGAGCCTGGCTGCGCCCGCTCAGCAGCTTCTAGCCCAGCACATGGAGGAGCTCAg TTCCCCAAAGCAACGCGACCCGGCGCCCGCCCAAACCCCGCTGCTCCAGAGGAATggctctggagggggggggcagggggggggccaGCTGGGCACAGGGAGCCCCGGGGCCGGACCCACGGGGCCCAGTCCGCACAGAG GTACCAAGAagcaggctccgcccccccccaaaccgaTGAACCCCCCACCCAGCCAGCCACTGAACCTCAGCCCCTCCCCCAGAGCGGGGCGCTCcggcccctcccccacctcgcCCGCCTCACAGCCGTGTGCCACGCCCAGACGCCACTTCAGCAACCAGACCCCCATCCAAGCccccagccacccccccccggagcccccGTCTCAGGCCAGCCCCCCCTCGCAGCCCGCGTCGCTTGGCCGGCCCGCCGGGGACCGTCGGAGCTCGGACCCCTCGCCCCCCGGCACCCCGAGCCCTCCGGACACCCCCCCGCCTCCGGCCCCCGCCCAGGACGCGGcgcctctgcccccctcccccttccagGCGGGATCGCTCCCCCGGCCGCGGCCCGTCCCCAAGCCTCGCAACCGCCCCAgcatgccgccgccgccgcgccacCCCCCCTCGCCCGCCGGTGACTCCAACGGCGTCTGTGCTCACAGGACCACAG acCCATCGATGTCTCTCAAAGGACCGAGTCGAGCTCTGATCCCCGAGTACGTTGGAGACCTGCAGCctgcggcgcccccccccaaagactGTGACCTGGACACTGAGAGCACCGTCCTATGA
- the hbae5 gene encoding hemoglobin, alpha embryonic 5 yields MSLTEKDKATVKAVWAKVSKGADVIGAEALYRMLIVYPQTKTYFSHWSDLSANSASVKNHGKNVMGGVALAVSKIDDLTAGLLELSEQHAFQLRVDPANFKILSHCILVVIATLYPKDFTPEAHVAMDKFFCGVSLALSERYR; encoded by the exons ATGAGTTTGACCGAGAAAGACAAGGCGACCGTCAAGGCCGTGTGGGCCAAGGTCTCCAAGGGCGCGGACGTCATTGGGGCCGAAGCTCTGTACAG GATGCTCATCGTCTACCCGCAGACGAAGACCTACTTCTCCCACTGGAGCGACCTGAGCGCCAACTCCGCCTCCGTGAAGAACCACGGGAAGAACGTGATGGGAGGAGTCGCTCTGGCCGTGAGCAAGATCGACGACCTGACCGCAGGTCTCCTGGAGCTCAGCGAGCAGCACGCCTTCCAGCTGAGGGTGGACCCCGCCAACTTCAAG ATCCTGTCCCACTGCATCCTGGTGGTGATCGCCACGCTGTACCCGAAGGACTTCACCCCCGAGGCCCACGTGGCCATGGACAAGTTCTTCTGCGGCGTGTCTCTGGCTCTGTCAGAGAGGTACCGCTGA
- the lcmt1 gene encoding leucine carboxyl methyltransferase 1 produces the protein MAARHPFTDTDTADEAVRATCDDATICKRFASSKGYWKDPYIQYFVRSVGERKAPEINRGYYARVQGVHHLLDAFIRKAECECQVINLGAGLDTTFWRLKDKNLMPRKFFEVDFPTVVARKIHNIKTKLPLSKPLIETHSTDSLLLDAHSLDSDRYCIIGADLRDVSSLDDKLKKFQLNPELPTLLLSECVLVYMTPSQSSNVVRWAAETFHTAMFINYEQVNMGDRFGQVMVENLQRRQCSLAGVEACRSLDSQKERFLKTGWEHADALDMMAVYSRLPHADMERIESLEFLDEKELLQQLLQHYSICWASKDKLNLGLSQLAF, from the exons ATGGCCGCTCGGCATCCCTTCACGGACACGGACACCGCCGACGAGGCCGTGAGGGCCACCTGTGACGATGCAACCATTTGCAAAAG GTTTGCTTCCAGTAAAGGCTACTGGAAGGACCCCTACATCCAGTACTTCGTGAGATCAGTCGGGGAGCGGAAGGCCCCCGAAATCAACCGAG GTTACTATGCACGCGTTCAAGGAGTTCACCATCTCCTGGATGCATTCATAAGGAAAGCAGAGTGTGAATGTCAAGTCATCAACCTGGGGGCCGGACTGGACACCACGTTCTGGAGACTCAAG GATAAGAACCTCATGCCACGGAAGTTCTTTGAAGTTGACTTTCCAACCGTCGTGGCTCGGAAGATACACAACATCAA GACAAAGCTGCCGCTGTCCAAACCTCTCATCGAAACCCACTCAACAGATTCCTTACTACTTG ATGCCCACAGCCTCGACTCGGACCGGTACTGCATCATCGGGGCGGACCTCCGGGACGTCTCCAGTCTGGACGACAAACTGAAGAAGTTCCAGCTGAATCCAGA ATTACCTACGTTGCTCCTGTCGGAGTGTGTGCTGGTCTACATGACGCCCTCCCAGTCCTCCAACGTGGTCCGCTGGGCTGCGGAGACCTTCCACACCGCCATGTTCATCAACTACGAACAG GTGAACATGGGCGATCGCTTCGGCCAGGTGATGGTGGAGAACCTTCAGCGTCGCCAGTGCAGCTTGGCAGGAGTGGAGGCGTGTCGCTCTCTGGACTCTCAG AAGGAGCGTTTCCTGAAGACGGGCTGGGAGCACGCGGACGCTCTGGACATGATGGCGGTGTACAGTAGGCTGCCCCACGCCGACATGGAAAG AATTGAGAGTCTGGAGTTCCTGGATgagaaggagctgctgcaacaactgctgcagcactACAGCATCTGCTGGGCCTCCAAAGACAAGCTCAACCTGG GTCTGTCACAGTTGGCCTTTTGA